From one Nilaparvata lugens isolate BPH chromosome 2, ASM1435652v1, whole genome shotgun sequence genomic stretch:
- the LOC120349693 gene encoding uncharacterized protein LOC120349693, with product MVTKAVHVEVVSELTTKAFIAALIRFSSRRGIPHSIFSDNATTFVGANNELQDLHQFFESSKTQQDIHNYTSVLNIKWHFIPPRAPSFGGLWENAVKNFKKIFKVVTFNHILNFEDMTTFAAQIEAILNSRPLVPLTEDPQDLQYLSPGHFLVGRPLTALPFHCPPTTHVDNRCRWKLLQKITQELWDRWSKEYLVTLQRKHKWLTESDNLTVDTMVLLKDLNSAPSTWKLARIIETHPGADGKVRVVTVQTAHGRFKRAISSLAPLPAFEDD from the coding sequence ATGGTCACGAAAGCAGTACACGTAGAAGTCGTCTCAGAGTTGACAACGAAAGCCTTTATTGCGGCACTCATTCGCTTCTCATCACGTCGTGGTATTCCACACTCCATATTTTCGGACAATGCAACCACGTTTGTAGGTGCAAACAATGAACTACAAGATCTACATCAGTTTTTTGAGTCATCTAAAACTCAACAAGATATTCATAACTACACGTCGGTTCTCAATATCAAGTGGCACTTCATTCCACCTCGCGCCCCATCTTTTGGAGGTCTATGGGAGAATGCTGtcaagaatttcaagaaaattttcaaagtcgTCACATTCAATCATATTCTTAATTTTGAAGATATGACTACATTCGCAGCTCAAATTGAAGCTATCCTTAACTCTCGTCCACTCGTACCTCTTACAGAGGACCCTCAAGATCTTCAGTATCTCTCGCCAGGTCACTTCTTAGTTGGTCGCCCATTGACTGCGTTGCCTTTCCATTGCCCACCCACCACCCATGTCGATAACAGGTGTCGTTGGAAACTTCTTCAAAAAATCACTCAAGAACTTTGGGACAGATGGTCTAAGGAGTACTTAGTCACACTTCAACGCAAGCACAAATGGCTTACTGAATCGGACAATCTCACAGTTGACACCATGGTTCTTCTGAAAGATCTCAATTCTGCTCCTTCCACATGGAAGTTAGCTCGCATCATTGAAACCCATCCAGGTGCTGATGGAAAAGTTCGTGTTGTTACAGTGCAGACTGCACATGGTAGGTTCAAGAGAGCCATCTCTAGTCTCGCTCCGCTTCcagcatttgaagatgattaA